The following DNA comes from Bos indicus x Bos taurus breed Angus x Brahman F1 hybrid chromosome 5, Bos_hybrid_MaternalHap_v2.0, whole genome shotgun sequence.
aacaaacacacaaaccaaAGGGTTGGAAGGCAGTGAGCAGGATGCACTACCGGGCCATTCTTCCCAAAACAGGAAGTCCACTGCCTTTGAAATGGTCATTCTTTCACCAAACCCAACTCAAGAGAtgcaggcaggagacccaggcatCGCACAGACTCACTGGAGTCCTCTCGACAAGACAGTTGGGCAACTCCTGAGACCCCAGCAGCCTCCATCTCTGACATGACTACTTCCGATGCAGACCAGGACAGAGGGACCCAGAGACACAGGCCCAGAGGGGTGCAAGGTGAAGAAGCACACTGCTCCATCAGAAAGGCCTCCAGAGTCCACTGCATCCCCATGCAGTATAGACAGGTCTCTGCTTCTGCAAAAGCCCCTTTTCATCTCTGAGACCTGACatagaaaggaaaatgtgaaagcCCTCCCTGAAACTCACCTCAAAGTGTCTCCATCTACAAGAATATGCTTGAACCTCTCCTGATATCGGAAAGCCCGGACCTCTCGAATCTCCCGGATCCGCCGGCGCCAATTCAGAAACCGGTAGTGCAGGTTGAGGTCATCCATCTTGTTCATGAGAACAAACCTGCCAAGGGGAGAAGGGACTTGAGGAAGGGGAAGCAGGGCCCTGAGCACCTTGGCCAGTTCTACCTAGAATGCAGAAAAGACTCTAGACTTGAAGCCAGTTGCCTAGATTGACCTTAACAATCCCCACCCTCGTCCTTTTATTCAAACATTTAGTGAGCTCCCTATACGTGCTCCTGCTGTCCAAGGTGCTATGGATACAGCTGTGAACAAGGATGGGCTGCCTATTCTCAGAGCGCTTCCATTCTACCTAGACAGCGCaggaataagcagagtgacatgaTGAAAGAATAACAAGTTGAACTCTATGAGATGAAAAGGTGACTGGCATGTGACAAACCCAAGAAAGAGCTTcccaggcagaggggacagccAGAACACAGGTCCTGAGGTGCAAGGCAGCTGGCATGATAGGAAAATAGGTCAGGTGGCTGGTGTGCAGGGAATGTGAGGCAGAAAAAATGTACCAgaaaaggatggaaggaaggtaGGGGCCAGATCAATGCTCTACAGACCATGTTAAGGAGTCTGAATTTTATTCCAAGTATGATGGGAAAGCTCTGGAGGGTTTTAAGCTCGGAAATGGTATGTTTCTAAGGCTTTGTAAAGATCATTCAGGCGGTTGGCTGGAGACTAAACTCATCACAAGATGAGCAAAACAGAGTGGCAAACAATTAATCAAGAGGCTGCAGCTGCTGTTCTAATGAGAGATGGCATCCACAAAGACGGTAGTAGAGAAGATGGAGAGGAGTAGGATGACCCAGGTATTTAAACCACCAACAGTGCTAACGCATAGATGAATGAATCTTCCCCAAAGTGACAAAAAGAGGGGTTACTTTCTCTTCCCATATCCCAAACCCTGGGACAAAGGTTCCATCAAGGCCTGACAGTGTCCTGCACACAGTAGGGGCTTAGGAAGCTGGCTAGGCTAAATTCACTCCCCATGTGCATATTACAAGCTTCTGCAGTAGCTACAAGCCACTGCGTGGCTCAGAAGGGTAGGCACCTGCGGGGTAGCCCTAGGACTGGCCTCCTAGGACTGGCCTCCTCGGCACTCGGCCAGGGCTCGACCCCAGGTTGATGCTGGCGCCCCAGACCTAGGGGCATCTGCTTGCCTAGAATCCCATAGCCTTGGCACCAGCGAGAGGAGGCCGCACCGGGCCCCGCCTCCACCCGGATCACTCAGAGGAGACCCGGGGGAAAGGAGCACTGGCCCGTCAGTGTGACTACGCCCAGactccccaggccctgctctggCCGAGAAGGGTCCCCAGAGAGGAAGCCCAGAGACCAGAGCGCAAGGCCCCGCCCCTGACTCCGAAGCCTCCGCCCAGGACCcccgcctcccgcctcccgcCTCAGGCTCGGTGGAGACCGACCCGAGGCCTCCGGGACCCCGCCCCCGATCCCCGCCTACCGGGGCCGCCGCGTCCTCCTCATCCATAGGCCTCTCAGCTCCGCACACTAGCTCTTCGGCCGCCGCCACCACACACATCCGGGTCCCCGCCCTTCCTACGCTCCCCGAGACCCGCCCCTTTGGACCCACTCTGGCCAATCTGCAGCGGCCGAGGACGACAGGCACCTTCAGGAGCCAATCGAAGGACGCAGGCCGGACCGGGCGCGGCCCGGTGAACCGGGTACCTAGCGCCGGGTAGGGGCTGGTAAACCCGGGTGTCGAGAGGGTGGTAGGCGGCGACGTGGCGGCCCAGACGCCGCACTGGGCGCCCCGGGCGCTGAGTGGCCGGTCAAGGGGCGGCTCCCGCCCCGTGTGGGGCGGGCGGGTAAGGTCGCTGCGTACCCACAAATACTGTGACTATTCCCTCAGCGCCAGTTCCGTGTCAGACGTGATGCTAAGAGCTCTGTAGGAATGTCCTTTTAATCCACTCAACAACCTTATGAAATGAGTCTTATTATTAAATCCTGTTTGCGTGTGCAGAGCCTGAGACTGGTCTCCATAACGCGTGTACCTGTTACTGTATGTTTTGTATTCTCCAGAGTTATACCATTACCGTGTGCTTTATATTCCCCCGAGCTCCATTTCATGTCACCTTGCCTTCATTCTGGGCAAGGCATTCCTACCAGGAGAAAACTTCGAATGTAAAAAGCAGAGGGATTGGTGTGACTTAAGGAAAGTTACGCTGGGGCCATAATGAGGAGGGAAGATGGATATGGTACTGACCTTTATCGCACACCTACTGGAGGGTGGTTATTGCCCTTCTGGGGAGGACGTTCCCCATTTCCTCCATTACCAAATTTCTCTTCTCCGGGTAGGAAGATTTTCTCCCCTcctctgtatttcttcttcttcttttttttttttttttaaagtctttattgaatctgttacaatatggCTTCTATGTTTCGgtgttttggccatgaggcatgtgggatcttagctcctcttCCCAGGATGAACCCGCAGGTTCTGCACTGGATGTGGTCttgactactggaccaccaggggacaTCCCCCCTCCTCTGTATTCTTATATCATTTTCTTTGCACCTCATTTAGAGCACTTTATTACAGTCTTACTTTTACTATTAAAGTGATCTCTGTGTGTAGATCTCTCTCTGCTGGAGTGTGAGGTCCTTCTGACCCGTGGGAGCCATCCGATTCTTATCATAAAGAGGTGCTCTACAGATGTTGAATGAAATGGAAGCCATGCTCTCTTATAAACAGTGGCCACTTGGCATAATGGAAAGAGGTGTCAGAAATAGATGTAGACTGGAAATTAGGAAATCTGAATTAGAACCCCAGATCTCTGACTAACCTTTACTTGTCATGTTTCCTTAGGCTCCTTAATCTGGGACAGTCATTCAGTCTTTCCTGAAAAGTAGATGCCAGTGATTTTGTATAATGTCCCTCTGTTTCATTTATCCGACTATCATTTTACTCATTATTAGATTGAGGTTGTATGTTAACAACTGTATTCAGATCTATGagtaatttttgtatatgttacAAGGTATAGatgaaagttctttttttctttttttacacatGGAGATCCAATTGTTCCAGCAGAATTTGTTGGAAATATTGTCCTTTCTCTATGAATTCCTTTGCACCTTTGTAAAACATGTACTGAACAACCGTTATTAAAAAGTCTTCAGGGGACTTGCTTGGTGGTCTAGTGTTTGGGACTCCACgcttccgatgcagggggtgtggactcaatccctggttggggaattaagatcctatatgctacagggtgtggccaaaaataaataaaaattttaaagtgtttttaaaaaagaaatcaattagcCATATTCTTGTGGGTCTATTTCTAGActctctgttccactgatctgatttatgttttattataattttataataagtcttgaaatcaggtaggataagtctttaaattttgttctttttaaaagttggtTTGAGTTACTCCAAgtcctttgcatttccacatGAGACTATCAGTTTGCCAATTTCTACCAAAAAAGCACTCTGGGAATTTAATTGGCATTACACTGAATCTATTgatcaatttggggagaactgacattttaacaatatggaGTCCAATCCACGAGGATTGTACTGACGTCTTCCACTCTAATCCGGTATCACAGAGCTCATTTTAGCCTTCCTCCCTACTTCTCTGTAACTTCTCTCTCAGACAAAGAGAAACCCAATATCCATTACTTATTTGCTCAACCCCAGTGTACATTAAGcagtttcaaaatttttaatcCATAAGCCCATGAGACACAAATTTATCAACTAGAGTACAGTTTTTATGTAGCATATAGAGCATGCCATTCCGTTTATCATTAGCCTTACAGTTTCCAGTCAaaacactgttttccaaagttactTAGGTAGCACCTTTTTTCCCCTCACCACCTTAGTTGTCACCTTATGTCATACATGTCCAATATAGTTAGATTTACCTGTTACAGTCTGCATCCTATCCTGGAATACCCGACCatcctgtttgatttttttaggTGTTAAGCATGTGTTGGATGGACAGACATTAATTCTAAGCTCCCTGTGAATACAGTTCCTCCTTAAGTATGTCCATGTCATAGAGttacatccaaataaataaatgctctaTCAATCTGTTGATTTTTATTCATGTAATTATCAAAAAGAGCAAACTTCAGATCTGCAGTTATTACTCCTTCTTCACTAATGATTCCCAGTTCCCAACCATCTGGCTAACTTCAGCCCCATCCAGAAACTTCTCTGCTCCCTTTCTGGTTTACCTCTCTCTGGCATAACTGGGACACTGGGAATCTAGGCAGAACAAGTCATGCACACACCTGCTACATGACCCTATACTCTCATACCTCTTACACAAAGATGTGCTTTTCTGAGATGgcctccatccttccctctcttcaACCTATCTTAACCTATCTTTTCtcctaaattctattttaaagacCTATTCTCCAGGAAACCCCCTTTGATTTATCCTGGGGCCAGGTTTCCCTCTCTTATTGAACCCTGACCACACTGGGCCTCTCAGTCTCTTTGGTCTTTACTCTGAGAACAACAGGAGGGACAGGGAAAGTGAGAAGGGGGACTGGAGGACTGAGAAAGCCAAGAGCTGCCCTGGGTGGCCTGGGCTAGCTCAGAAGTATAGAAGCACCAGTGGAGCCTCCAGGGAGTTACAGTGTACCCCCCTCACCTTGAGAGGGCCTTGAGAAGCCCTCCCCCAGGACTGCCTTTGTTCGCACCCAAAACAACAACCTTTACTTGTATCAGTTCCAAACATGAGCTAGGAGCTGGGGGTCCAGAGATGAAGAAGGTATGGGGCTCTTGTTCTCAAAACACTCATAATCTAATTGGAAAAATAAGACACGAGAAAAGATGAGCAGACATTTAagacagcaacacaataataTGGATGAATTCAGAGAAAGGCAGACCGCTGGCCAAGCAGGTGGGGAAGAGGTGGCAGAATCTGGTCTGTGGTAAGAGGGATGGCAGGGGGGAGTTTCATCCTTATGAGCTGAAGATTTGTAACCCAGATTACCTCTGAGCATCACACCTTCACTTCCCCTAGTCTCAGTTCAGACTCAGAGATGAGAAACTGCCAAGGGGTTCTGGGGAGGGTGATCCCACCAACTGGTTGAACCAGAGTGTGCTTCCAGAGCCAACTGTCCACCGGGCCATGACTGCCATATGGGAGCACAGGTCCTTGGGCAGGAAAGAGGGGCACAGAGTACCACCAAAGACTCTTGAGGAGGAGAGAGCCACAGGAGCAAGACCAACTGGGAGGCTGCATGTGGGACAGATGGCAGAAATCGGAGCTGGAGACGAGCTGAGGTTACCACAACAGTTCCCATCAGACCCATACCAGACTCAGGCCACGTCATGATGTGATCATTCAGCCATCTCTTTGGGACTTTCCATCTGTAGACTGTGCTACCACTTGTCTTTCTGCAGACTCAATGCTCAAAAGGATCCAGGCAGGCCCCCTCCTTTACCTCTGGTTCTCAAAAGGAAGTCAGCACCCAGTGGTGCTGTGGGTTTGGAGGGACCGGTTTGGGTGAGAGGAGTAAGAGGACAGAGTGTAACCTGCAAGAGGAGGACGTCCTGTcaaggtttattttaaaaagcctaaGTAATAGCCCAAGCTGTCTAGCCTTTTCACAGCCCCAACCGAAGCTTTCTCTCCACAGAGGCCAGACAGGGTCCCAGGGGTCTGTTTTGACCCACACTCCATCCTGAGCACTTACTGTGACCTTCAGACCTCTGCTCTGGGTGCTGAGGTGAAAGGCATCCCAAAGGGAGGAAAGCGGAGTTTGAGAGTCTCAGTCTGCAAGAAAGAGCCTAGTTAGATCTCAGCCTTGGAAGCACACAGCTCTGCACACCTAGGCTGAAGGcatggggaagagggaagagcagtgctggggaggcaggtgggactGGGCTGTTCAGGGCTGTGCTGAGACTACGTGGCAGCACCAAGCTGGCAGTGGAGTATAACCAGGGGAAATCTGTAGAGGTGATGTAGGAGGGTGCATGGGGGAATTTGGGAAGGGAGCAGTGGATGTGAGAGGCTGGCAGAGTATTGGGCTTCTGTGCAATATAACCTGCAAAATCACTTTACCCAAACTTTATTTAAAAGCCACACTGAGATCCTGCAGGGAGCGCGGCCATCTCTTTCCCATCCCAACTTTCCATAGAACTTTCCGTCTTATTCAAGAGCAACAAGTAGAGTCAGGAGAAAAGCCCTAGCCAGAGACGTGTGCTGGGCAAAATAAATAGTGATAAGGACAGAGGGACAGGATGGAGCACACTACCCCGGGGTCAGAGCTGGAAGCAGGAGGCCCTAGAGCCTCCTAGAGTAGAGGAGAgctgcccctccccactgccccagcaccctcctccctgcctgcccaATCTGCGTCACTGTCTCTGGGCTACTGGAAGACACTGCTTCCTAAATGTCCTAGGGTCCTGGGGTAGCCctgcagggagggggctgggagtaacttttttttttttcatttaccgAAAAGTTCAGGAAGCTCTTGCTGACATTCTTGCTTGGGGGCCCAGAATTTAAACTTAGTCACTGCCCAGAGCCCTTGTTTTAGGAAAGAATGAGATGGCCAGTGTTGCATAACCCAGAGCTGTGTGGGTGGGGGTTGCAGAAGGAAACggtccttcttcctccctctagGAAGGAAGGCTCAGCTAGGAGTTCTGGGGATGGGCAGGGCACTGCCTGGGGAAGGGAGGCCACGGGTGGGGGAGGTGGAGTGGACAGACCAATGGAGTGAAAGCCCCAGAGAGCAGGCTGACCCGAAACACTCAGCCCCATCACTGTCCAACCCTCCTTGGCATAGAACAGCTTGAATAATCCAGAAAACCCAATGGATGATACTGGGTGGGGATGGAGTGGGGGCCAGATTCTGGGAAAGGAGAGGAATGGAGGGGTGGGCTGACTTGGATGAAGGACAGAGGTTGGTTGAGGTCTGCTCTTTGGCCACCGTCCCTTAGAGCAGCCAGAGTGTGGGTTCCTctacctccccaccccaaccccccatAATTTCAGCTGGTCAGTCACCCATCCCTACCTCCCAGGTGTTCAGCCAGCTCTCCTATTGCCACACTGCCGCCTCGCTGCCTCCCCCACCACGCCCCACAATCCTTCCAGGCTCTTATGGCCCCAGTATAGTCCTCGGATTTCTGACAGTTCATCCAAGGCGTGCTCCCCCGCTTTTCCAACATCCTACTCAAGGCTGGCCCCATCTCCTGCCTTCCCCTCAGTCCCGTTTCAGGGAAACTTTCTCTTGTTCCTCCCTCAGCTTTGCTCTTCCTCTCCTCGCCCTCGGTTTACTCTCCCCCATCAGCAGTCGGTTCTCCCAAAACCCGACTTCTCCGTCGTCTCcgccttttctctcttttcttcgcCCGCATCCCCCTCCCGACCTCCACACCACCCCTTCTTCGTCCACTTAAGTCCGCcatcttctccctccccaccGGAATCCCTGGGTCTCCTTCACCCGCCACACACACCCCCGAACTGGCTTTCAGATTTCCCCCTCATCCCAACTCCGGTCCTCTCCTGCTTCCACCACTTCCCACCCTCCAGGGCCTCCAGCCAGCTGTCCAGCTCCCAAATTCCGGGCGAGATTCCCGGGAACAAAGCAAGAAAAATCAGAGTAAtttgggaagaaaacagaaactggGAAGGGAGGAGGTAGAGAAGAGTGGGGAGGACCCAGGTGGAGGGGGGGCCTCTCCAGTCCCACCCAGTTTAGGGAATGCCCCTGCCTTCTCCACACGCCCCCCCTTCACCTGGCTCTTAAAGGGCCCGGCCCCTGCCGGCGGCTACTTAAGGCAGAGGGGCGGCGGCGGGCAGCAGCTTCGCTACGACTGCTCTGGGAGGACTGGACGGGGCGAAAATCCTGACCATGACCCCCCACAGGCTGCTGCCGCCACTGCTGCTAACTTTGCTGCTCGCTGCCCGCCCAGGAGGCGCCTTGGCAAGGTGCCCAGGTTGCGGGCAGGGGGTGTCGGCGGGTTGTCCAGGGGGCTGCGcggaggaggaggatggggggCCGGCGGCAGAAGGCTGTGCGGAAGCTGGGGGCTGTCTCAGGAGGGAGGGGCAGCAGTGCGGGGTCTACACTCCCAACTGCGCCCCAGGACTGCAGTGCCAGCCGCCGGAGAAAGAGGATTTGCCTTTGCGGGCTCTGCTGCAGGGCCGGGGCCGCTGCGGCCGGGCGCGCACGCCCTCGGGTGAGTCCGCcgcgccccgcccctgccccgcccacGGGAGCCCCGCAATTCTGCAGACTGGGTCCCGAGGGATGAGCTCGGCCAGATGGACGCTTCCTTCTCCCTATCTCTGGCAGATTCCAAGCAGTGCCTGCTCCCCTCCTTGTCTTTTCTTCGCCCTGACACCCTGACTTTCCTTTCCCATCCTGAGCTccgggaggggggtgggaggggggtatATGTTGGGGGGTGAAAGGGCAAGTGCGGGGAGCTCCTACAAGGCTGGAGTGAGGCTGCCGGCCCTAGGGGCGAAGCAGGGAGATGTCTGACCCGGCAACCTTTTTTGCCCCCTCAGCCTATTTTCTCTTGAGGGGAAAGGGAGAGTTGGAAGGGTTTAGGGACTTGCTGTATGCCACAGAAGCCCAGCTCCTTCAGCCCTAGACGCCCAAGCTGGAGAAAGCACCCAGACATTGTTCCCAGCTTCCACTtagaaaaagagggaagagaaCTCCAGACTCTCAAACCCTGAACACACTGAGAAATATCTCCTTTTAATATCAGGGTGACCAAAGCACCTGAACGTAGAGTGAAAAATAGAAGATGGCTCAAATCCAGAGCTGTTTTAGACTAGACTAGGGTCAGAGGGTTGGCGCTGgccctctcccccgcccccaggggGAGGGTTAGAGGTGGGAAAAGAAGGAATCTGCCAAATCAGGGTTATGATTTAAAGCTTTTCAGAACCCTCCACCCACCTCACCGCACCCTAAGCCAGAGAGGAGAATAGAAGGCTGAGTCATTGAGTGGGTGGGACAGAAGTGAGTCAGAACCTGAAAGATGGGGGGCAGCAGGGAGATGCGGAGAGCAGGAAATGTAAAACGGCCCCCACCCCAAGGGCATCTGAGCGCTTCCATGGGAAGGGATGGGAAATcaactttcagtttctttcagtcCCAAATGCCTGGGTCCAAGCTGCTTGGGGTTCTCCTGGAAAGTGGTGGTCTGGGTGGGTCAGAGGAGGCAGCTGGCAGCATGGTCATGGTAGGATACTGAATAGAGAGAATGAGAGGCAAGATCTAAGAAGTGTGGAGGAAGAAAGATCAGATTTGGGGTTGCAGAAGAAATGGTTCTTGGGTTTTGAGATGGGAGCAACTGTCTAGGCTTGAGGTCTGGGGGCTGAGCAGAGCTTGTCTTTGTGCGTGGAGAGGGAGAGACGTCACTTCAGGGCtcataatatttcatttctaGCTGGGGCAAATTCCAAGCAGCGCCAACTCTCCTCCGTGTCTTTTTTTCACCCCGACACTCTGACTTTCCCTTCTCATCCTGAGCTCTCCCCAAGCCCCCCAGTACCGTGCGTGAAACTTTTTTCAGAGAAGGGAGCAGCCCGCAGGTTGGAACCTTTCATTTCTGCACCTTTACAGTCTGCTCTCCTTCCACCTCCTGGTTAAGGGCTGAATTGCACAGGTTCCTGGGACCGCGGGAGTTGAGCTTGGCTGAGCCTCAGGGGACCAAAAGGCCCCCATTGCAGTGCCCCTAAATTAACTGTGTCTCCGGCCTGGGAGGGCTAGGCTGAGTCACATTAGGGTCACAGGGAGGACACACATTCCACTTGGGTCCCTGCTGACCCGCTCGCATCGTCGTTTCTCTTCTGCCCCATCTCCCTGGCTTGGTGCGCCCCCTGCTGGCCTCCTGTGGAACAACCAGGCCTTTTTACCCAAAGCCCCAAGGCTCTCTGTCAATGCTTGTACGGTATTGATTTTCGCTTTCCAAAGCACTTGTCTTTTATAAGCCTTAAAACTAGCCTGGGGATATTATCATGAAAGGTAATATCACCATTGTTCAGAGAAGGAAACCTAGGCCTTGAGAAGGTAACAGTGGAGCCAGACTCTAAGCCCCATCACTGCTCTGAAAACCCCGCTCCTTTCCACTTGACTCTGTTTGACATCTGGTTGATTTCCGGGCTCTTCTTCCACCATTCCTCTTGCGGCTGTAGgagagaatcccaaggagagtAAGCCCCAAGCAGGGACCGCTCGCTCGCAGGACGTGAACCGCAGAGACCAACAGAGGAACTCGGGGACCTCTACCACTCCTTCCCGGTCCAATTCTGGGGGCGTACAAGACACTGAGATGGTGAGTTTGGGGCTGGCAGGGTGCAGAAGGGGTGGGGAGCCCTGGAGATTCTCCTCTGAGACCACTCCCTTGGGCTTGCCAAAGTCTCCCATCCCAGTCCTGGGAGCCTGGCTGGTGGGCCCAGCAGGCTCTGCAGCGGAGCTGTCCCTCCCCCCAAGGGTCCCTGCCGCAAACATCTGGACTCCGTGCTGCAGCAACTCCAGACCGAGGTCTTCCGCGGGGCTCACACCCTCTACGTGCCTAATTGTGACCATAGGGGCTTCTACCGGAAGCGGCAGGTGAGGCCATTCCTCCCCTCCCTTGGCCCATAGTACAAGATGATTGGGTTTTACAGAGTTGGGGATTTACAGAGTTGTATAAATGAGACGCTGCCCTTCCTTTAGGGCTCTCCTAGCTTTAGGGCCACACATAGAGAATAGCCGACCGCAGCTGTGGGAGGGGTTAGATTATctaagtgaaactgaaagtcgctcagtcctgtctgaccctttgtgacccccatggactgtatagcctgctaggctcctctgtccatgggattctccatgccagaatactggagtgggtagccgttcccttctcctagggatcttcccaacccagggatcgaacccaggtcttctgcgctgcaggcgggttctttaccatctgagccaccagggaagctcttagaTTATCTAAGGAACATCTAACTCTGAGAGAGGTTCACATAAGCATCAAAATCACCCTGCCATGAACATCAGTGGCAGACCCCCGCCCGCagagcctgagaatttgcattctaATGTGGCCCCTAGTGATCCTGTTGGTTCagaaaccacactttgagaaccatggCTCTAGCCTAGAAGAACGGGCATGCTCTGGTGGGTGGAGAAGAGAAGCCACGGAAAGGAAGCCAGTGGGGCTCACTATCCTGAGAACACTCAGATGTCTCCACAGACTCAGACTCAAGAATCCACAGCCCGTTCCCAACCCCGGGGCCCCTCCCATCTCTCCTGCTGGAGCCTCGAGGCACCTCTGATCCCTGTGCCTCTCTCCCCAGTGCCGCTCCTCCCAGGGGCAGCGCCGAGGTCCTTGCTGGTGTGTGGATCGCATGGGCCAGCCCCTGCCCGGGTCTTCAGAAGGCGGCGATGGAAGCTCCCTCTGCCCCACCGGCAGCAGCGGCTaagcctgggctgggggctgcaggGCCACTGGCAGGAGCATGGGGCCGTCCTCTTGGTTATTTGTTGAGTGATGGGTAACTACACGTTCAGGCCCTGCCCCGCTGTCCCCCTCACCCCTGGGGCCTCACATGTGGAAAGATTGTTGGTGTCGGCTTGGGGTGTTAATAAAGCTGTGTTGGGGGATCTCTGGTTTATGTCTCTGTGTTCACCTCTCACATTTATGGAGTCACTGGCCCTTCTTTCTACCTCCGCCCAGCACCCCCATAGAAGCTCTCTTGTGGACTGCCCTCAGTCCTTCCTGCCACACTCGGAATGACAGAGACAGCCACTGGTAGAGGTTTCACAGCCTCAAGCCTCACCCAACTGCCCACCAGGGAGTGGGAAGcagaagatgggggtggggagacgtTGAGGCCTTGGCAGGCCTTGGTCTGAAGTTTTGACCTTGTTTCTACCATTGATCTTTGGACATAAAAGGAGAGGAAGCGTTAATAGTTAATCCCCACCAGGAGCTCAACAAAGAAAAACTCTTACCCTTCTGTTACTTCATATTAAAAAGGGAAGGGAATTAGTATTTATTGTGTTCTTGCCATGGGCCATGCCCTGGACCATGTGCTTTTACCTGGACTACTTCATTTTGTGCTTACCTTGTGAGATAGGGACTTTTGAACCTgtttttcagaggaggaaacttCAGCTTAAACTATTTGGGTCCTTTGCCTGAAATTCCACAGCCAGCAAATGATCGTGGAAGGATTGAAATCTGGTTCTTCCATACATGATAGTGCTGGGCATCCCCAGGTGCTgaataagtttttgttttgtctccttTCTGCTTACCTGCTAACCCAAGCAGGTGTAGGGAAGAGCTGGTGTccagagcccccagcccccagctccccGGAGGGGCCACAGCCCCGCAGTTGTCACAGGTACCCACCTCATAGAATAGTCATCACGTGCACACAAAGCTGTGTTGACAAGGTTCTTTCACACACCTTATGGTCTCAGGGAGCTGAGTGCCCTGATACCTGAAGATGTTGCTGACTCCTCCCCAACCTTCAGCCTACTGAGCAGGTGAAGCAGCCATACCAGGTGATAAGCCTCAGAGGAGCAAAGTCCCCCTCCCCATGACGTGTATGGGTGCAGAACCCCCATTTTTGTGGGAGAGAGCTGGGCATCTGGATGGTGGCCGAGGGTGTttgttggtgggggtggggtggggtaggggaatCTCTTGTGACAGCCAACAAAGCAGAGCCTATAGCTGAGATGGTTCTGCCTTCTGGATGGGGATAGGGGATCAAATAACCTATAACCCCTCCTCCTGAAAGGACTTTAGTCTTTGGTGCTGTCAGAGGTACCGAGATAAGCGCTCAGCCAGGCAAGCTTGCAGGAAAGGAGAAAACACTGATCAGCTGCCACTGCCGGGTCAAGACTCACATCATGGAGCCAAGGGCGGCCCAAgtgcagagaagagaaaggctaggAAGACAGCAGGAGGACCGGCCCTCCAGAGAAGGGGAACCCCACTCTGGGGGTGCAGAATGTCCAGGTGGCGTTGGAGGTGGGGTTACGCTGGCGAGAGGGGGCTCCTGCTATCTACCTTCAATCCTTCCTGCAgaccccagcctctgcctcctaACTCCCCAGCTGGGGAAATAAGGAGAAACGGGCTATTC
Coding sequences within:
- the IGFBP6 gene encoding insulin-like growth factor-binding protein 6 isoform X1 yields the protein MTPHRLLPPLLLTLLLAARPGGALARCPGCGQGVSAGCPGGCAEEEDGGPAAEGCAEAGGCLRREGQQCGVYTPNCAPGLQCQPPEKEDLPLRALLQGRGRCGRARTPSGENPKESKPQAGTARSQDVNRRDQQRNSGTSTTPSRSNSGGVQDTEMSPIPVLGAWLVGPAGSAAELSLPPRVPAANIWTPCCSNSRPRSSAGLTPSTCLIVTIGASTGSGSAAPPRGSAEVLAGVWIAWASPCPGLQKAAMEAPSAPPAAAAKPGLGAAGPLAGAWGRPLGYLLSDG
- the IGFBP6 gene encoding insulin-like growth factor-binding protein 6 isoform X2 gives rise to the protein MTPHRLLPPLLLTLLLAARPGGALARCPGCGQGVSAGCPGGCAEEEDGGPAAEGCAEAGGCLRREGQQCGVYTPNCAPGLQCQPPEKEDLPLRALLQGRGRCGRARTPSGENPKESKPQAGTARSQDVNRRDQQRNSGTSTTPSRSNSGGVQDTEMGPCRKHLDSVLQQLQTEVFRGAHTLYVPNCDHRGFYRKRQCRSSQGQRRGPCWCVDRMGQPLPGSSEGGDGSSLCPTGSSG